Proteins from a genomic interval of Coccinella septempunctata chromosome 2, icCocSept1.1, whole genome shotgun sequence:
- the LOC123306716 gene encoding putative nuclease HARBI1 isoform X1 — MLISDVDCRILAVNARFPGSVHDSAVWQMSSIRNHLQLQHEAGHTNMLLIGDSGYPLEPWLFTPIAIPRNSQEEIFNRKLSSLRNTIERTNGILKGRFRCISRLRTVMYHPTQAAKIIYSCCVLHNICKAANMIDEDIEMRDENDVSDLVGGGNVDVSIHQRGIEARNHYIRNM, encoded by the exons ATGCTG atttcagatgTTGATTGCAGAATATTAGCCGTTAATGCCCGTTTTCCTGGCTCTGTCCATGATTCTGCTGTTTGGCAAATGAGCTCAATAAGGAACCACTTACAGCTACAGCATGAAGCAGGTCATACAAATATGCTTTTAATTG gtgatAGTGGCTACCCTCTTGAGCCATGGCTCTTTACTCCGATTGCTATTCCAAGAAACAGTCAGGAGGAAATTTTCAATAGAAAGTTGAGTTCCCTACGGAACACTATTGAGAGAACAAACGGAATTTTAAAAGGAAGATTTAGATGCATTTCCAGATTAAGAACTGTAATGTATCATCCAACTCAGGCTGCAAAAATTATATACTCATGTTGTGTTTTACACAACATTTGTAAAGCAGCCAATATGATAGATGAGGATATTGAAATGAGAGATGAGAATGATG TTTCAGATCTTGTTGGTGGTGGCAATGTTGATGTTAGCATACACCAGAGGGGGATCGAAGCCAGAAACCATTACATAAGGAATatgtaa
- the LOC123306716 gene encoding putative nuclease HARBI1 isoform X2, producing the protein MLISDVDCRILAVNARFPGSVHDSAVWQMSSIRNHLQLQHEAGHTNMLLIGDSGYPLEPWLFTPIAIPRNSQEEIFNRKLSSLRNTIERTNGILKGRFRCISRLRTVMYHPTQAAKIIYSCCVLHNICKAANMIDEDIEMRDENDDLVGGGNVDVSIHQRGIEARNHYIRNM; encoded by the exons ATGCTG atttcagatgTTGATTGCAGAATATTAGCCGTTAATGCCCGTTTTCCTGGCTCTGTCCATGATTCTGCTGTTTGGCAAATGAGCTCAATAAGGAACCACTTACAGCTACAGCATGAAGCAGGTCATACAAATATGCTTTTAATTG gtgatAGTGGCTACCCTCTTGAGCCATGGCTCTTTACTCCGATTGCTATTCCAAGAAACAGTCAGGAGGAAATTTTCAATAGAAAGTTGAGTTCCCTACGGAACACTATTGAGAGAACAAACGGAATTTTAAAAGGAAGATTTAGATGCATTTCCAGATTAAGAACTGTAATGTATCATCCAACTCAGGCTGCAAAAATTATATACTCATGTTGTGTTTTACACAACATTTGTAAAGCAGCCAATATGATAGATGAGGATATTGAAATGAGAGATGAGAATGATG ATCTTGTTGGTGGTGGCAATGTTGATGTTAGCATACACCAGAGGGGGATCGAAGCCAGAAACCATTACATAAGGAATatgtaa
- the LOC123306719 gene encoding uncharacterized protein LOC123306719: MEIYLQAMENDYVLRSNTINPTLGPTYLQDKWDQLALELNSAGDGPILTVDEWKKGFTDWKYSLKAKKRKIESHRTKTGGGPMMKTILSEIEERALDVWGRVTVEGADVTRYEGINVNNDQVQPILIEVLNEETVTLDEQEKEKVEERKKIL; the protein is encoded by the exons ATGGAAATTTATCTACAAGCGATGGAGAACGATTATGTTCTCCGAAGCAATACAATTAATCCTACCTTGGGACCAACTTATTTGCAGGATAAATGGGATCAGCTGGCTCTAGAGCTGAATTCTGCAGGTGATGGTCCAATTTTGACTGTAGATGAATGGAAAAAG GGATTCACTGATTGGAAATATTCACTGAaagcaaaaaaaagaaaaatagaatCCCACCGGACAAAAACTGGTGGTGGTCCAATGATGAAAACCATATTGTCTGAAATAGAGGAGAGAGCTTTAGATGTTTGGGGTCGGGTAACAGTTGAAGGTGCTGATGTTACGAGGTACGAGGGTATAAATGTAAATAATGATCAAGTGCAGCCAATTTTAATTGAAGTATTAAATGAGGAAACAGTAACATTAGATGAGCAGGAAAAAGAGAAGGTGGAAGAGAGGAAAAAAATACTGTGA